GACGAGGGCCTGCGTCAGTGCGCCGCTGCGCCACAGCGCGCGCGCCAGCGAACGCGAGAGCACGCCGAACACGGCGGCGAGCAGGTCGCGCGCGAGCAGCAGCAGCGCCAGCAGCAGGAAGCTGCCAAAGGCCCAGCCCAGCGCCACCAGCAGCGGGCGCGGCGCCTCGACGTCGGCCAGGTTGCCGCCCACCAGCATCACCAGCAGGTAGTACTCGGCCAGCGGCAGCAGGGCGAGCGACAAGGCCAGCTTGCCGCCCTTGCCCAGGGGCAGCAGGCGCACGCCGCGCAGCACCACGTAGAGCCAGGCCAGGCCCATCACCGAAATCACGACCAGCGCCATGGCTTCGTTCCGTCAAGCTGTGCGGTACGCGCTGTGCCGCCGGGGCCGCTCACCATTTCTCGCCAAAGGGGCGCGCCTCGATCTCGAAGGACCAGGCCGAGCGCGGCTGCTGCGCCAGCCACCAGGCGGATTCGGCCACGGCCGCGGGCTGCACGAAGAAGTCGTCGGGCTTGTCCGCAAAACGCTGGCGCGAACGCGGCAGGTCGACGATGCCGTCGATCACGATCAGCGCCACGTGGATGCCCTGCGGCCAGAGCTGGCGCGCCATGGATTCGGCCAGCGTGCGCTGCGCCGCCTTGGCCTGGGCGAAGGCCGCCGCGCCCGCGCCGCCGCGGCGCGAGGCGGTGGCGCCGATGACGATGATGTTGCCCCCGCCGAGCCGCTTCATGCCCGGCAGCAGCGCCTGGACGGCGGCAAACAGGCCCAGGGTGTTCACGCGCCAGCACTGCTCCAGGTCGGACGCCGTCACCTCTTCGACGCTGCCCCAGGCGCCCGAGCCGGCGTTGTAGATGAGCGTGCCCACCGGCCCCTGCCGGGCCGCCACCTGCGCCAGCGCGGTCTGCAGCGGCTCGGGCTGGCCGGCGTCCACCGCATAGGCGCGCGCCGATGGCAGCTCCTGCGCCAGCGCCGCCGAAAAGCCGCTGCTGCGCGCGAGCAGCGCCACCGGTGCGCCCTGCGCGCCAAAGCGCCGCGCCAGCGCCGCGCCATTGCCCGGCCCCGTGCCGACGATGGCGCTGACCGCCTGCGCCGGCGCGCCTGCACCTTCCTTGAAATCCCGCGCCATCTCGCTTCACTCCTTTGCCTGGTTGCCGGCCCCGCCCGGCGCCCTGCGTCCAGTCACAGCATGCCCCGGCAAGACTTGTTGACTACAAACAATATAGCTGTCAGCGCCCGGCCACAGGGCGTTACAGCCCGAAAGCACTCAAAAACCATCGGCTGGACCCCAAGCTGCATCTGCACCGCAGGCCTGCCCGTCAGGACGAAGACAGCAGGCGCAGCCCCTGCGGCGTGCGGATGTGCGCGACCAGCCGCGCCGCCTCGCCCGCGCGCACCCGCACTGGCGCCTGCAGCGCGAGCGAGGTCAGCAGGCGCGACACGCGATCGGGCTCGGGATGGAAGATCTCCAGTTGCTCCAGCGCCAGGCCCATGTCGGGCATGCGGGCCGCGGGGTGCTCGGCGCACTGCCATTCGATGAGCGCCGGCGCCGCCCCGTCCAGCACCATGGCGCCGTCGACGCCAAGGCTGATCAGCCAGTTCAGCGCACCGCGGCTCATGGGTTCGGCCGCGCCCAGCGGCTCCGAGGCCGCCGCCAGGGCGCCGTCGATCGCGCTGCTGCGCGCCACCCAGGTGCGCAGCGCCGGCGGTGCCCCGGGCGGCAAGGCATCGAGCCCGAACCAGCGCGCGCGGCCGGGGGGCGGCGCCGCCGGGTTGGGCGCGATCACCTCCAGATAGCTGCTCTCGCCCAGGCGCAGCAGGCGGTTGTGCGTGGCCATGCGCGGGTGCTCGCCGCCGGCGAGCGGCGCCACGCCCAGCAGCCGGGCGACGCAGGCCGCGCCCGCGTCGAGCGAGTGGCAGGTGACGACGAGGTGGTCAAGCAGGGTCGGGGTCACGTTCGGGGCTCCTCGGGCAGAAAGCGCGCTCAGGTGCGCGTCAGCTCGCGCAGGGTGACGAACTCTTCCGCGCTGGTCGGGTGTATGCCTATGGTCGCATCGAACTGCGCCTTGGTCGCGCCGCACTGCAGCGCCACCGCAAAGCCCTGGATGATCTCGCCCGCGTCGGCGCCGACGATGTGCGCGCCGAGCACGCGATCGCTGGCGTCGTCGACGACGAGCTTGACCAGCGTGCGCTCGCTGCGCCCCGACAGGCTGTGCTGCAGCGGCCGGAAGTCGCTGCGGTAGATGCGCACTTTGGCGCAGCGCTCGCGCGCCTGCGCCTCGCTCAGTCCCACCGTGCCTATCGGCGGGTGGGTGAAGATGGCGGTGGCGATGTTGTCGTAGTCCATCGTGCGCGCCGCCTTGCCCGGCGCCGGGCCGAAGAGCTGGTCCACCAGCGCCATCGCCTCGGCCAGGGCCACGGGCGTGAGCTCCTTGCGCCCGACCACGTCGCCCACCGCATAGATGCCGGGCACGCTGGTGGCAAACCGCGCATCGGCCTCGATCGCGCCGTTGTCGGCCAGGCGCACGCCCGCCACCTCCAGGCCCAGGTCCGCCGTCGCGGCGCGCCGCCCGGTCGCGTAGAGCACCACGTCCGCCTCCAGCGCGCTGCCGTCCTTGAGGATCAGGCGCCGGCCTTCGCCCGCGGCTTCGACGCGCACCACGTCGGCATGGCAGCGGATG
This portion of the Comamonas flocculans genome encodes:
- a CDS encoding SDR family NAD(P)-dependent oxidoreductase is translated as MARDFKEGAGAPAQAVSAIVGTGPGNGAALARRFGAQGAPVALLARSSGFSAALAQELPSARAYAVDAGQPEPLQTALAQVAARQGPVGTLIYNAGSGAWGSVEEVTASDLEQCWRVNTLGLFAAVQALLPGMKRLGGGNIIVIGATASRRGGAGAAAFAQAKAAQRTLAESMARQLWPQGIHVALIVIDGIVDLPRSRQRFADKPDDFFVQPAAVAESAWWLAQQPRSAWSFEIEARPFGEKW
- a CDS encoding VOC family protein — its product is MTPTLLDHLVVTCHSLDAGAACVARLLGVAPLAGGEHPRMATHNRLLRLGESSYLEVIAPNPAAPPPGRARWFGLDALPPGAPPALRTWVARSSAIDGALAAASEPLGAAEPMSRGALNWLISLGVDGAMVLDGAAPALIEWQCAEHPAARMPDMGLALEQLEIFHPEPDRVSRLLTSLALQAPVRVRAGEAARLVAHIRTPQGLRLLSSS
- the gorA gene encoding glutathione-disulfide reductase, translating into MAGFDFDLFVVGGGSGGVRAARFAGQRGVRVALAESGRMGGTCVNVGCIPKKLYSYAAEYAEGFADARGYGWSLPGEPVLDWELLKANRARSIGQLNAIYENLMTSAGVERMQGHARLVDAHTVQVQHADGRVTHHSAATIVLATGGAPWVPELPGRELVITSDDIFDLPRFPRRLAVVGGGYIASEFASIFRGMGSEVVQLYRGEQILRGFDDEVRNFAAQEMGKAGVDIRCHADVVRVEAAGEGRRLILKDGSALEADVVLYATGRRAATADLGLEVAGVRLADNGAIEADARFATSVPGIYAVGDVVGRKELTPVALAEAMALVDQLFGPAPGKAARTMDYDNIATAIFTHPPIGTVGLSEAQARERCAKVRIYRSDFRPLQHSLSGRSERTLVKLVVDDASDRVLGAHIVGADAGEIIQGFAVALQCGATKAQFDATIGIHPTSAEEFVTLRELTRT